A genome region from bacterium SCSIO 12844 includes the following:
- the tssG gene encoding type VI secretion system baseplate subunit TssG: protein MADESRREALKLIEPFILNGHRYGFYQAIRWLKNISKQLQALGHQPLRLKILPQLSLDFIGNDIRQAIYHPDTHTIEIIVTFLALYGTASPLPTFYTEDLMFEVSEDITVGKDFLDIFHQILYQKLYDVWLKYKLNQCAFEHKNISYINKLYHMIGLGDQTLRQMVPNAKSLIKYVGLLNQQPRSAKALETLLKDYFEVSVKVTSAYRTTETISKLQQVRLGMANHCLGKEIYLGQKLKAASFSIALNIDNLSYEKFNLFSYQQPYAKALAFLINFFSFAPMKCFVTISLKRNYVKNLVLGDHNWSKLGQNTWLGLKKKMTYQTSYEIG, encoded by the coding sequence TATTTTAAATGGTCATCGTTATGGGTTTTATCAAGCCATTCGTTGGCTTAAAAATATCTCAAAACAACTTCAAGCGTTGGGGCATCAACCATTACGTTTAAAGATTTTACCTCAGTTAAGTCTTGACTTTATTGGTAATGATATTCGTCAAGCCATTTACCACCCAGATACCCATACGATTGAAATCATCGTCACATTTCTAGCCTTATATGGAACTGCATCACCATTACCAACATTTTATACAGAAGATCTGATGTTTGAAGTTTCAGAGGATATAACCGTTGGTAAAGATTTTTTAGATATTTTTCATCAGATATTATATCAAAAACTTTATGATGTCTGGTTGAAATATAAATTAAATCAATGTGCGTTTGAGCATAAAAATATCTCATATATCAATAAATTATACCATATGATTGGTTTGGGGGATCAAACACTTAGACAAATGGTGCCTAATGCTAAAAGTTTAATTAAATATGTCGGGCTTTTAAATCAGCAACCAAGATCAGCTAAAGCATTAGAAACGCTATTAAAAGATTATTTTGAGGTTTCTGTTAAAGTAACCAGTGCCTATCGTACAACTGAGACAATCTCAAAGTTACAACAAGTGCGATTGGGTATGGCCAATCACTGTTTAGGCAAAGAAATTTATTTGGGTCAGAAGTTAAAGGCTGCAAGCTTTAGTATTGCTTTAAATATTGATAATTTAAGTTATGAGAAATTTAATTTATTTAGTTATCAGCAACCTTACGCTAAAGCGTTAGCATTTTTAATTAATTTTTTCTCATTTGCGCCAATGAAGTGTTTTGTCACTATTTCGCTAAAAAGAAATTATGTTAAAAATTTAGTATTAGGTGATCATAACTGGAGTAAGCTTGGACAGAATACATGGCTTGGCTTAAAGAAAAAAATGACCTATCAAACAAGTTATGAAATTGGTTAA
- a CDS encoding type VI secretion lipoprotein TssJ, producing MIKKIKLTHSVYSGFLVILLCLLTACSSSVTRKTANWSYAKDAITISLEADKKLNVYDGYAHALTIGIAQVSSPDKYAQILQTSNGLVTVIANEKPVQGQTSFKRISIQPGEKRTLVLDRAYATEYVYLFFGYAQGVLDKNSYLIPIPLDGTPQPLDVKVELGPTYISNISHS from the coding sequence ATGATAAAAAAAATAAAATTAACGCATAGTGTTTATAGTGGATTTTTGGTTATTTTATTGTGCCTATTAACGGCATGTTCTTCTAGTGTTACTCGAAAGACAGCTAACTGGAGTTATGCAAAAGATGCCATTACTATTAGTTTAGAAGCGGATAAAAAACTCAATGTCTATGATGGCTATGCGCATGCTTTAACAATTGGTATTGCACAAGTATCTTCTCCTGATAAGTATGCTCAAATTTTACAAACAAGTAATGGTTTAGTAACGGTAATTGCTAATGAAAAACCAGTACAAGGACAAACAAGCTTTAAGCGTATTTCTATTCAGCCAGGTGAGAAAAGAACACTGGTATTAGATCGCGCTTATGCAACAGAGTATGTTTATTTATTTTTTGGTTATGCTCAAGGCGTACTAGATAAAAACAGCTATTTAATCCCTATTCCCTTAGATGGAACACCACAACCATTAGATGTTAAGGTAGAGTTAGGACCAACTTATATTAGTAATATCAGTCATTCGTAA
- the tssK gene encoding type VI secretion system baseplate subunit TssK, producing the protein MELFKKVSWEQGLFLQPQHFQLVEAHYDLQQSYHTQLTHANCWGSEKIVIDKAALEDQQINIHSGTLLFKSGALITIGQNALIVPRAFNKSWQNRFQPLDVYIGIKRMSQHGLNVTTVKSWDEIHQVQSRYAALEQPELVKDYYYDGPDAYVKQQMYILQLIWGDEIEKASDFELIQVAKVVQKGDKIALDTQYIPPCLALKSYHRLNNLVKDLRDDLYARAKQLDIYKLPTAEEDDQRLSRLWLNLLALQVFNRYIPAISHLLVIDPVSPSDCFMVLLQLIGELKAFHQSEQSVLATEDESTYFIEYRHDHLTEVFDQAKELIFKLCDNITFVPHQFFALDYINDLYSADLPHTIFTPRTSYYLRVHAQENMQQLKATDFHMQLKIGSIISIETIVQRALSGIPLEVLDNAPAGVPKDSVCVYLRLDPTVEAWRSVVSSQSIAVFWAEPIDGVNIDFVSVRS; encoded by the coding sequence ATGGAATTATTTAAAAAAGTTAGTTGGGAGCAAGGGTTATTTCTACAGCCGCAACATTTTCAATTAGTTGAAGCACATTATGACTTACAACAAAGTTATCATACGCAACTAACACATGCTAATTGCTGGGGAAGTGAAAAAATTGTTATTGATAAGGCGGCATTAGAAGACCAACAAATAAATATTCATTCAGGGACATTATTATTTAAAAGTGGTGCACTCATTACGATAGGCCAAAATGCGCTTATCGTACCAAGAGCATTTAATAAAAGTTGGCAAAATCGCTTTCAGCCTTTGGATGTTTATATAGGTATTAAGCGGATGAGTCAACATGGTTTAAATGTAACAACGGTTAAATCATGGGATGAAATCCATCAGGTTCAAAGCCGTTATGCAGCCTTAGAACAGCCTGAGCTTGTAAAAGATTATTATTATGATGGGCCAGATGCCTATGTTAAGCAGCAGATGTATATACTACAGCTTATTTGGGGTGATGAAATTGAAAAGGCATCAGATTTTGAGTTAATACAAGTTGCAAAAGTGGTTCAAAAGGGTGATAAAATTGCTTTAGATACGCAATATATCCCACCTTGCTTGGCATTGAAAAGCTATCACAGGCTAAATAATTTAGTCAAAGATTTAAGAGATGATTTATATGCAAGGGCAAAACAGTTAGATATTTATAAACTACCCACAGCAGAAGAGGATGATCAACGTCTATCAAGGCTATGGTTGAATTTATTAGCCTTACAAGTATTTAATCGCTATATCCCGGCTATTTCACATTTACTTGTAATTGACCCTGTATCTCCAAGTGATTGTTTTATGGTTTTATTACAATTAATTGGTGAATTAAAAGCATTTCATCAAAGTGAGCAAAGTGTTTTAGCGACTGAAGATGAAAGTACTTATTTTATTGAATATCGTCATGATCACTTAACAGAAGTCTTTGATCAAGCAAAAGAATTAATTTTTAAACTATGTGATAACATTACTTTTGTACCACATCAGTTCTTTGCTTTAGATTATATTAATGATCTATATTCTGCTGATTTACCGCATACAATATTTACGCCAAGAACAAGTTATTATTTAAGAGTGCATGCACAAGAGAATATGCAGCAATTAAAAGCAACTGATTTTCATATGCAATTAAAAATTGGTTCGATTATTAGCATAGAGACGATTGTACAACGTGCATTATCAGGCATTCCACTGGAAGTGTTAGATAATGCACCGGCAGGCGTACCTAAAGACTCAGTCTGTGTTTATTTAAGATTAGATCCAACGGTTGAGGCCTGGCGCTCAGTTGTTTCATCTCAATCAATTGCTGTTTTTTGGGCAGAACCAATTGATGGTGTTAATATTGATTTTGTTTCAGTGAGGTCATAA
- the icmH gene encoding type IVB secretion system protein IcmH/DotU, whose protein sequence is MSLVTNFSDVIAFGIGLNQTQFKDQTLEGVQTKLSHYFDQIKIITLLRYSEEEYQESLFAICAWFDEIVLCSNWKEKLKWQKAMLQQKYFNTTRAGEIFFEKLDTIPPGEIDLIEIYFYCLKLGFKGKYHRAQDCIVLTEKCKSIYQLVMDQHGGDFDKPLVHCTLTPDGLIENSAVTQLQDHKRRRRLTRLIWWLVPMIPFVVVTLVFNEVIQSMAVDYFKNFS, encoded by the coding sequence ATGAGTCTAGTAACTAATTTTAGTGATGTTATTGCTTTTGGTATAGGGTTAAATCAAACGCAATTTAAGGACCAGACACTTGAGGGTGTTCAAACAAAGTTAAGTCACTATTTTGATCAGATAAAAATAATAACATTACTACGTTACTCAGAAGAAGAGTATCAAGAAAGCTTATTTGCAATTTGTGCCTGGTTCGATGAAATTGTTTTATGTTCAAATTGGAAAGAGAAATTGAAATGGCAAAAAGCAATGTTACAACAAAAATATTTCAATACAACAAGAGCTGGTGAAATATTTTTTGAAAAACTTGATACCATTCCGCCTGGAGAAATTGATTTAATTGAAATTTATTTTTATTGTTTAAAACTTGGATTTAAAGGGAAGTACCATCGAGCACAAGATTGTATTGTTTTAACAGAGAAGTGTAAATCAATTTATCAATTGGTTATGGATCAGCATGGAGGTGATTTTGATAAGCCTCTAGTTCATTGTACGTTAACACCTGATGGGTTAATAGAAAACTCAGCAGTTACACAACTACAAGATCATAAACGTAGGCGAAGATTAACACGATTGATTTGGTGGTTAGTACCGATGATTCCATTTGTGGTTGTAACGCTTGTATTTAATGAAGTCATTCAGTCAATGGCTGTTGATTACTTTAAAAACTTTTCGTAA